The genomic interval ACACACGCCATCCCTGGCCGCTGGGTGATCTGCAGGAGATCGTCGTGGCGCGCGTGCTGGGCGACGCGGCACGCGAGCGCCGTGGCTGGGAGCGTCTGGAGCGCGTCGAGACGTGGGACGGCCTGTTGCCGGAGGCGTACGACGAAACGACGGGCGCCGTCGCGTCACGTCACCACTTCGCGTGGCCGGCGGCGCTGCGCGCGCTCCTGGCTCTCGACCCTATGCTCAAAGCACCGTGACCGTTGAGCCAACATCCGATCGAGTTCGTCGCGGCCTCGGGCTCCCGATCGAGACGCCGCGCCTCGTCATCCGCTCGTTCCAGATCGGCGACGCCGAACTGCTGCACGAGCGCGTGTTCGGCGACGAGGAGACGATGAAGTTCATCCCGCGTGGCGCTTCGCCGTCGGTCGAGCGCACGCGAGGCGCCGTCGAGCGTTTCATCCGTCACGAGCGCGAGCACGGTTTCGGTCTATGGGCCGTCGAGCTGCGCGCGACCGGCGAGTTCATCGGCGACTGCGGTCTCGTGTATGTCGAGGGCACGGGGCCAGAGGTCGAGGTCGCGTACCACTTCGCGAAAGAGTGGTGGGGCCGCGGCCTCGCGACCGAGGCGGCCAGCGCGTGTCTTGACTACGGCTTCCGCGAGCTGGGCCTGCGCGAGATCATCGCGATCTGCTTCCCGGAGCACGTCGCGTCGCGGCGCGTCATGGAGAAGGCGGGGATGCGCTACGTGGGTCCGGCCCGCTACTACGAGCTCGACCTGGCGAAGTACGTCGCGAATGACCGACGCTGAGTTCGACCGCGAGGTCCGCATCGCGATAGCGCACGCGATCAAGACCCGCGGCAAGGTCCCGACCATCGCCGCGATCGCGTCGGACATGAAGAAGGACCTCGCGGCCGTCGACGCCTCATTCGCGCGGATGATCGAGGGCCACGTCTTCATCCCGCGCCAGGACTCGCACGAGATCTTCACGTATAACCCGTTCTGCGCGGAGCCAACGGATTTCTTCGTCACCGCGGGCGGTCGGATCTGGTTCGGGATCTGCGCCTGGGACGCGCTCGGTATCCCGGCAGCACTCGGCGAGGACGGCGTCGTCGAGACGCACTGCGCCGACTGCAACGAGTCGCTCGTGGTCGTGGTCGACGCCAAAGGCGT from Candidatus Limnocylindria bacterium carries:
- a CDS encoding GNAT family N-acetyltransferase, giving the protein MTVEPTSDRVRRGLGLPIETPRLVIRSFQIGDAELLHERVFGDEETMKFIPRGASPSVERTRGAVERFIRHEREHGFGLWAVELRATGEFIGDCGLVYVEGTGPEVEVAYHFAKEWWGRGLATEAASACLDYGFRELGLREIIAICFPEHVASRRVMEKAGMRYVGPARYYELDLAKYVANDRR